ATGCAAAGctaaatctgatggttcttgctatggggaactccaacactccaggagttagcaagaccaaggtactagAACCCTGTACATATGGGGGTGCccatgatgccaaggagttagagaacttcttgtttgatgtggagcagtactttcgcgctgTAATGATGGCCTTAGaataggcaaaggtggatactgtgACCATGTAGTTGGctggtgacgccaaactgtggtggcgtaccaagtacaaagaTATTGACAATGGAAGttgtgtaatcgatagttgggcagacttgaagagagagatcaaggcccaattctttcgtGAGAATGTttagtataatgcaaggagaaagctgagagatctcaagcatacagggtcaatcagggaatatgtgaaacaattttcttctTTGATGTTCGATATTcaggatatgtcggagaaggacaagttgttctattttcttgaggggatgaaaccgtgggcaaggacagaacttcataggcaaagagttcaagccTTGTCAACTGCACAGGCTGCTGCAAAATGCTTGACTGACTACACTGGTGATGATACCACTttgtccaaacggtttggcgaagagggaaacagtggaaagtctttcaagaaaggcaaacgcAAAAGTgagggagccgactctaaatcatcaacctcaaacgaaacttcgtcgtctcaagggttcaacacacccaatggaaatgGGAAaagtaaaatttcatgctacttgtgtggtggatctcacagagtgagtgagtgtcaacacaagggattactcaatgccttgcaAGATTCCACTTTGGGAAAAGTGGTGGAAaacgaggaggaagaggatgatgccccaaggGTAGGTTCAATGCGGCTGGTGAgcacattggaaaagcaggcaaaagcaCCGAAAGTCACAtaagcaaaagggttaatgtctgtggacttgaggataaatgggaagagtacccacgctatggtggatacggcggctactcataattttgtttcgcaattggaagcatggagactcaacttatccatATAGAAGGATACAGGACACATGAAAGTAGTTAATTctatagcccagcctactctaggagtagccaagcaagtaaCTATGAAGCTTggatagtgggaaggtcatgcgaatttcacagcgctGCCATTGGATGATTTTCcaatcattctaggaatggagttcctaaggggtaCGAGGGCAATGCtaatgccttcggctggttctcgatgtctgatgggagatcactcgtgcaagGTGCAAGTCGTTACGAGGAAAGGATACGACGGGAaatccctttcagccatacaactcaataaGGGATTGGGCCaaggtgagcagacacgtctagccacggtggtggtagacaaagaagtaggccaagatcTGGAgtctacgaccatccaagcggtgttggatgagtacaaggaggtgttgtcagataagctgcctcacaattttcCTTCACGACGAACTGTgaagcatgagatcgagttgttatcaagaGTAAAACCACCTACTAAAGGGCCATGTTAGATAGCGCCTCTTAAGATAATAAAGTTAGGaaaacagcttgatgaattggaagtgggatgtgttcgcccttccaaagcaccgttgggagcatcagtattgtttcagaggaaacatgaagagcatctacaaaAGGTGTTCGACAAGCTGAGGGGAAATagtctggatgtgaagaaagggaagttctcttttactcagtggagcaacaaattccttggtcatgtgattgaacaaggtcgtatctggaggggtatggagaaggtaaggatgattcaagaatggaagatccccacgacagtgaaggagttgcgttcctttcttggccttactagatattgcaggaagttcgttgaggggtattcgtgAAGAATGattccaatgacaggactacttgGGAGGTATTGTTGGCCCCACACAcgagatgatgtggttgattatactaaaactagtctcacttgccaacaagacaaaggagagtggaagaagtatggtacttttaTGATCGCACCAGAGTACTGTTCGGCAAAGGAGATGACAccattgttccttgtgactgttgtgaaacactggggtgttccccaagttattatttgtgaccgagacttaatgttcactcaCAAATTCTTGACAAAATTTTTCAAGATATCCaggtcacatattgacatctcttcACGTTATCACCGGCAGACAGATGGACAAAtaaagagattcagagagctgccaGATGAATACttgcgccattttgtcaacgacaaccagaagaatggcatgcaactacttgatgtggctccgttctatggcaatgcccaaaggagctcaacaaccaacaagagcacatttgagattgttacaggccagcagccgctgttacctcacacaatggGCGAGCCGTACAAAAGAAAGAGTCCCAGGgtgtacatcttcaccaaagaatggagacagaatgcagagtttgcccgagtctatctggagaaagcttctaagcaaatgaagaagtgggcaaatcAGGGGAGAACACCgtagtttcatgtcagctgcctcaagtcGTTAAATGCCGATACCAATGACTTGAGCAGAAGTCAATCCAACATAGTGGAGTtaaagacagtgcaacctgacagacgtgaagttgaagagatccttgcagacagaaagttcatatacTCAAGGAAAAAGCGGCAgaagttcttagtgaagtggaaatgccttgatgacaaagaaatcaactGGAATTCTGCGGGAGATATGaaaccattcgtggacaaagtttaAGTGTACCTAGCACCAAAATCTATGAGGACGTTgaccacataagtgggggagaatgtcacgagctaagcttgttcagggcattatgcttgcctgtgactgcttgtctcgtgtgtttgggatgggtttccatcatgtaaatactagtgtaggattATTTTCTACCAGTAGTGTCTTTATATAccaaataagacagtatgactcctcggtcactttgatgtttcctagtgtcaagatgataattacataaaaacctctttaggggagggtgagtgttcatcagtcattgtaaaactcactagcttttgtcaacgtatttagcctacttgcctccctcgctaagcacacaatgtcaacaaaggtgttgttaatgaattacgtttgtttcaatgtttattgcttgcttgccacaactttcatgaattgataCTGTTTCCGctactatttgaatgaatgctaatgaaagtgtttcgtgaatgaatgttggtaaatgatagacTGGCTAGTTATGAGTGTTTTAGCTAGCACCGCACGACCCTttacaagggtgtgaaaatagtcaaaCTGTGACATTGAGCCATGTCGGGGCCAAAGGAATTTTCTCACCTTCATCAAATAATGATTTAACTGGACCTCTATTTCGATCCATGCTGAACTATCCTTCTTTACTAAGACATCTCACTTAATAACGCAATACATGATGGTGGGTTCTAGATTTGATATGGACGAAGGAATTATAATTATTGGCCACATAGTAGTGGTTTTATCAGCGGACCAAAAAGGGACAAAGAAGAGAAACTGTGAACTATGTATAACAAATTGCAGATACTGCAATTCCACTGCAACAATGCTAGTTAAATTTAAATTGGTTTGCTAAGAGTGTCCTAAAGATACTAATGAAAATGATTGACTTTATGCTTAGAGTATATTGTTATGTTATGCCCTTGTTTTTGTAACCTTCTTGCACAAGCGTCTATGACTCACAAAGGAATTTACTTCTAGTCCATTGGCAAATATTGCTTCCTCGTTTTTTTGCATCTCTAGCACCCTTTCTTTGAGAATAATAATAGCTATTCTTAAAATATGTAGCAATGCACATTAGGGCGTCGATGGATATAATGAGAaagttataaaatattttaaaattagatCTATTTTATCAAATTACTTATGCATAGGTAGCTTATTTTTAAGGTTGACAGCAGTGTAGGAATAATGAGATAATTCGTTGACTGAAAACTGTCTCTTGCTTTAATTAATTGAAGTGTGCATGCATGCGGGGCAGGACTTGGGTTGAAGTTCCCTAGTAATCAGTTCATCAtattcttcctctcagctctttGCAATGTGAAATTGCAATCACGGATTAGGATACCCACTACGCTCACCTACCTTCAACTTGGGCTTGTTTTCTCTGCTATTATCCCCTTTTTGGGAGGGCTTATGACAAGATCTCCAAACTCAAAAGGCATAAAAAACCAGCAAGAATTCACCGCTTCAATTTTTAGATTCACCGTCTCTTAGCCTTGAACTGTAAATTAGCCTGTGTTGAAGACAACAATATTGTGTCCTAGGCCATTCTATTCATCTAAAAAGGATTTCAACCCAACCAGATACGTCATGATATTCTGTGCAAGTCTTGGAGTAAAATACCATATGATCTATATAATTAGTGAATACTCTTTTGACCTTAATCAGATGCAATTTCAAAAACAATACTTCCTCTTACCTTCTGCTAACAGTAATTCCTATGAACCCCCAAAAAATCTTAACTACATTTATTATATGTTCACCTGAGCCGCCTCTTAAATGTTACTCTCTTTCTTCGAGGATTATGCACCCTCCGTATTTGCAGCTTTTTCAAGCTCCTGACACGTTGAGAGCTGCCCTTAACACGAACAGATAATGATGCTCCTGTTTTCAACCTTtcgtggtggtggtggtggtggtggtggtgatggtGACTACCAGATCTGCATTTTGGATGCTGCCGTGCAAAATGGAGAGAGTTTTGCAACTGATTCTTTCTTCTAACTGGCTTCTGCTTTCTGTCAGCACTCCAACTATAAAAATTGTCCAAGGACTCACTTTCGCCGCTTGAACTGGATCCTAATTCAATGTCCTGAAAGCGGCGGCGGCGACGACGGTTTACCCGCTTAACATTGGTTAGCTTGTGCCATAGAAAACAGGTAATGTCTTCTAAAATAAACCAGTATGTCTCACATGCAGCCCAACACATCTTGCAGAGACTTTTTCCTATGCACTGAATGATCCCCACCTTGAGCAAGAGGTATAAGAACATTATAGCTGGTGCAAAGAGGAAAAGAAATGGTACCATTAACTCATCAATTAAACAGCTttctaattaattttattttgtatttcaaTCATCAATGTCCAGAATGTAGAAAGCTTTAATTATAACAGAACAGAAAAATATCCATACCCTCAAACTTGATCTGTCCTCAATGGGTCATAAACCCAAAAATGATCATGGATACTCATAACTGTGCTTTAAgcttaaagaagaaaaaattcACAACAAAGCAAAGAAAACCACTCATAATTGCATGTTCTTACCACACTTCCTCCGCACTCTCCCCACATCCAACCAAAAAAAGTTGGAAAGAGAAGAACCTCTCACAGTAGAGAAGCAATCTTTCACTTCCTTACATGAGTACAGGAATCTCATCTTCAAGATTTTCATACAAGATGCACAATGAATAATCAAATGTTCATGAATAGTCATGACTTTGACACATGTAAAACAGTCCAGCCGCACTCGTGTCGTATTGTTTATGACACAAACATTTCTTATGTCCATAAAAAGTTTTTTATGGTTAAAATTATGTGTACAAACTGAAGAACTTATAACATTTTCTATCCTGAAATGGTATACGAATCAATATCTAGAATACAGACAGTAAGATGCATatcaatgaattttattttttgtggatTGAAGTACCCAAAAGATGAGTCTAAAACAATGAACAGAAGGAAGCTAATAAGATGATTGTTTACAAAAGAAAACCTAGTGCAGATACACatcaaattacaaaataaaagtGAAGCAAACCAAAAACAGAAATTGTGCACATGCAAAACCATGTCATCGTTAAAATGAATTGAACTGCAGTACAAGAAAAGGATGTGGACTCAAGGTGAGCCTCAAAAAAGTGGCAGACAAATGCTTGCACATGAACCACATCAAGCTCAAGGGAACAGATACAGATTCAGGTATTTCTAACAGAATTAATGTAGTAAAATatagaattaaaaaaattaggaTATTACTGATGTAGCAAAGGCCAAAAACCATCAATAATTTCACCAGATCAGATATGCATAAATGCTCAATGAAACAAGTCACATCCCATGTTCCTGAGCAAATTCCCCTGCAGGATCAACCAGATCAAACCCACACTCAGGACAAAACATTTACATAACAAATCTATGTGCAAGAATGAACATGCATTAAATTAAGTAATACATTCATAGTTAACATGAATGAAAGATGAGAACCTTAAAAATGTGCATGTACTCATGTGCAATTGTGCATTTATGCCGGCATCAATCTccaacaaattaaaaaaatttataatggaAGTTGGTCCCCCCTCAGTCCCTCAGCTCCAAAAAAGTGGACCGATATATATGAATCTACCTGGTCATTTTTGGCACCCCTAGGTATTCTCTACCTACTCACCAGTGTAAGTTTCAGGTACAGGTACCCTTTTGTTGAAGATCATTGAAGCTTTTCCTGGGAGTATGGCATGGGAATCAATTTCAAAGACGAGGGTCGATGGTTTGTTGGGTCCTAAACCTAAATATGTTCAATTTAACTAATATTAGGCTTGTGTTTATATAGAGAATTGTTTGTATATGTGTTTAGAATCTAGTTTGTAttcattaattttattttccctATACATAT
This window of the Malania oleifera isolate guangnan ecotype guangnan chromosome 6, ASM2987363v1, whole genome shotgun sequence genome carries:
- the LOC131158007 gene encoding uncharacterized protein LOC131158007 isoform X2; this translates as MGTAISTAAHGVGAVLGSAFAAPFKIVFGGSCEGICSGTWDVTCFIEHLCISDLVKLLMVFGLCYITIMFLYLLLKVGIIQCIGKSLCKMCWAACETYWFILEDITCFLWHKLTNVKRVNRRRRRRFQDIELGSSSSGESESLDNFYSWSADRKQKPVRRKNQLQNSLHFARQHPKCRSGSHHHHHHHHHHHERLKTGASLSVRVKGSSQRVRSLKKLQIRRVHNPRRKRVTFKRRLR
- the LOC131158007 gene encoding uncharacterized protein LOC131158007 isoform X3 — encoded protein: MVLELFLEVLLQHHLKLFLVDHATIMFLYLLLKVGIIQCIGKSLCKMCWAACETYWFILEDITCFLWHKLTNVKRVNRRRRRRFQDIELGSSSSGESESLDNFYSWSADRKQKPVRRKNQLQNSLHFARQHPKCRSGSHHHHHHHHHHHERLKTGASLSVRVKGSSQRVRSLKKLQIRRVHNPRRKRVTFKRRLR
- the LOC131158007 gene encoding uncharacterized protein LOC131158007 isoform X1 — encoded protein: MGTAISTAAHGVGAVLGSAFAAPFKIVFGGSCEGICSGTWDVTCFIEHLCISDLVKLLMVFGLCYITIMFLYLLLKVGIIQCIGKSLCKMCWAACETYWFILEDITCFLWHKLTNVKRVNRRRRRRFQDIELGSSSSGESESLDNFYSWSADRKQKPVRRKNQLQNSLHFARQHPKCRSGSHHHHHHHHHHHERLKTGASLSVRVKGSSQRVRSLKKLQIRRVHNPRRKRVTFKRRLR